The proteins below are encoded in one region of Cygnus olor isolate bCygOlo1 chromosome 19, bCygOlo1.pri.v2, whole genome shotgun sequence:
- the C19H9orf116 gene encoding UPF0691 protein C9orf116 homolog has product MSRPDAPGGPGPDSRYRGGLQHPAGSRQPHPLYRTSSQAYGSRAPTVHEVPTTLHVTSHTFSNALAQCGMYRNNGLNTYLEKSHVTGPDNFITPYDTLNFHPSYNASRPSHC; this is encoded by the exons atGTCCCGTCCGGACGCCCCGGGAGGCCCCGGCCCCGACTCCCGGTACCGCGGGGGCCTCCAGCACCCCGCCGGCTCCCG GCAGCCGCACCCCCTGTACCGGACCAGCAGCCAGGCCTACGGGAGCAGAGCCCCCACGGTGCACGAGGTGCCG ACCACCTTGCACGTCACCTCACACACGTTTTCGAACGCTCTGGCGCAGTGCGGCATGTACAGAAATAACGGGCTCAACACCTACCTGGAGAAGAGCCACGTCACCGGCCCAGACAACTTCATCACCCCCTATGACACCCTCAACTTCCATCCCAGCTACAACGCCAGCAGGCCGTCGCACTGTTag
- the MRPS2 gene encoding 28S ribosomal protein S2, mitochondrial — translation MAVPRILWAAAPRLYSSLPAPVPAPAPAPAARSPGPGADDRLLTEPLSQPDFFNVKELFSLKDLFNARVHLGHKKGCRHRFMEPYIFGCRLDQDIIDLDQTMDHLQLALNFTAHIAYRKGIILFVSRNRQFCHLVESTARECGEYAHTRYWQGGLLTNAHIQFGSGVRLPDLLIFLSSLNNVFEPHVAIRDAAKMNIPTVGVVDTNCNPCLITYPIPGNDDSPTAMELYCKLFKMTIIRAKDYRKQREVFHELQSKAEGN, via the exons ATGGCGGTGCCGCGGATCCTGTGGGCAG cagccccccggctctacagcagcctcccagccccggtgccagccccagccccggccccagcagCCCGTTCCCCCGGTCCCG GTGCGGATGACAGGCTGCTCACCGAGCCTCTCAGCCAGCCCGACTTCTTCAACGTGAAGGAGCTCTTCTCCCTGAAAGATCTCTTCAATGCCCGGGTGCACCTGGGGCACAAAAAGGGATGCCGGCATAG GTTCATGGAGCCCTACATCTTCGGCTGCCGCCTGGATCAGGACATCATCGACTTGGACCAGACGATGGATCATCTCCAGCTGGCCCTCAACTTCACCGCCCACATCGCCTACCGCAAGGGCATCATCCTCTTCGTCAGCCGCAACCGCCAGTTCTGCCACCTGGTCGAGAGCACGGCGCGGGAGTGCGGGGAGTACGCGCACACGCGCTACTGGCAGGGCGGCCTGCTCACCAACGCCCACATCCAGTTCGGGTCCGGCGTCCGCCTGCCCGACCTCCTCATCTTTCTCAGCAGCCTCAACAACGTCTTCGAGCCCCATGTGGCCATCCGGGATGCTGCCAAGATGAACATCCCCACGGTGGGGGTGGTGGACACAAACTGTAACCCCTGCCTCATCACctaccccatccctgggaacGATGACAGCCCCACCGCCATGGAGCTCTACTGCAAGCTCTTCAAGATGACCATCATTCGTGCAAAGGATTACAGGAAGCAGAGGGAGGTCTTCCACGAGCTCCAGAGCAAAGCGGAAGGCAATTAG
- the DIPK1B gene encoding divergent protein kinase domain 1B — protein sequence MRRIRRLVHLVLFCPLSKGLQSRLPGIKVKYLLVVWLGIFVGSWVAYMHYSSYSELCRGHVCRMIICDQYKKGIISGSTCKDLCEEHSLLFQRCLSSSPTQQVYSGLWKEKEVVIKCGIEEALKADSNPASVPRRDVVLFDKPTRGTSMDEFKEMLLNFLKSNLGDQPSLAALVSQIITMADVNRDGKVSLAEAKSIWALLQLNEFLLLLSLHEKEHTSKLLGHCGDLYVTEKIPHSSLYGTDVPPFLQPLLPAAVQRVIHQWLAPAWPRRAKIAIGLLEFVEEIFHGTYGNFYICETSFRNVGYNDKYDFKMVNLRKVATEMAIRGFLKGRHCEQNVDCTYGKDCTATCDKLMKQCKGDVVQPNLAKVCGLLQDYLLYGAPPELKDELQKQLRTCMTLSGLASQMEVHHSLVLNNLKTLLWKKISNTKYS from the exons ATGCGGAGGATCCGGCGGCTGGTGCACCTGGTGCTGTTCTGCCCCCTCTCCAAGGGCCTGCAG aGTCGCCTCCCGGGCATCAAGGTGAAATACCTGCTGGTGGTGTGGCTGGGCATCTTCGTGGGCAGCTGGGTGGCCTACATGCACTACTCGTCCTACTCCGAGCTCTGCCGCGGCCACGTCTGCCGGATGATAATT tGCGACCAGTACAAGAAGGGAATCATTTCTGGCTCCACGTGCAAAGACCTGTGCGAGGAGCACAGCCTCCTCTTCCAGcgctgcctctcctcctctcccacccagcAG gtTTACAGCGGGCtctggaaggagaaggaggtggTCATCAAATGTGGCATCGAAGAGGCCCTGAAGGCAGACAGCAACCCGGCCTCGGTGCCCAGGAGGGATGTGGTTCTCTTTGACAAACCCACTCGGGGGACATCGATGGATGAGTTCAAAGAAATGCTCCTGAACTTCCTGAAG TCCAACCTAGGAGACCAGCCTTCTCTGGCAGCCTTGGTGAGCCAGATCATCACCATGGCCGACGTGAACCGGGACGGGAAGGTGTCTCTGGCAGAGGCCAAGTCCATCTGGGCGCTGCTGCAGCTCAACGAGtttcttctcctgctctccttGCACGAGAAAGAGCACACCTCCAAGCTGCTGGGGCACTGCGGGGACCTCTACGTCACGGAGAAGATCCCTCACAGCTCCCTGTACGGGACGGACGTGCCGCCCTTCCTGCAGCCGCTGCTGCCCGCGGCCGTGCAGCGCGTCATCCACCAGTGGCTCGCTCCAGCCTGGCCCCGGCGCGCCAAGATCGCCATCGGGCTCCTGGAGTTCGTGGAGGAGATCTTCCACGGGACCTACGGGAACTTCTACATCTGCGAGACCAGCTTCAGGAACGTGGGCTACAACGACAAGTACGACTTCAAGATGGTCAACCTGAGGAAGGTGGCAACGGAGATGGCCATCAGGGGGTTCCTCAAGGGACGCCACTGCGAGCAGAACGTGGACTGCACCTACGGGAAGGACTGTACGGCCACCTGCGACAAGCTGATGAAGCAGTGCAAAGGCGACGTGGTGCAGCCCAACCTGGCCAAGGTGTGCGGGCTGCTGCAGGACTACTTGCTGTACGGAGCCCCGCCGGAGCTGAAGGAcgagctgcagaagcagctccGAACTTGCATGACCCTCAGCGGCCTGGCCAGCCAGATGGAAGTGCACCACTCCCTCGTGCTGAACAACCTCAAGACCTTGCTTTGGAAGAAGATTTCCAACACCAAATACTCCtaa